From [Flavobacterium] thermophilum:
AAACTGGTTAAATATTTATAGAGGACATGAATATGAAGCTGCCCTACCCTATCCATCTGATACAAAAAGACCTCTTTCGTTTTTTATTCCAGATGATAATGATCCAGAAAGAGGTCGAATCGTAGAATCCAATGGGAATTTTAAACCGATTTATATTAATGGTAAACCAATAGCTAAAGAACAGAAAATTATTATGACAGTTAAACCAAGAAAAGTTGTTGTATTAACTAATGATGAAATTAATCAAAATGAATATTTTGAATATATTTTAGTCGCCCCTATTAATACAATTAAACCAAATGAAAAACATAAAGAATGGTATCATAAATTAATAAATGATGAACATCCGATTTT
This genomic window contains:
- a CDS encoding PemK-like protein: MVSFISKENWLNIYRGHEYEAALPYPSDTKRPLSFFIPDDNDPERGRIVESNGNFKPIYINGKPIAKEQKIIMTVKPRKVVVLTNDEINQNEYFEYILVAPINTIKPNEKHKEWYHKLINDEHPIFTYIPKGKLERYVDLSQTMSIHKSLLLRKSDHIPEDRMKVIDDNLVQCLALGIINDDDIEETIYLENIEKQNK